In Cheilinus undulatus linkage group 14, ASM1832078v1, whole genome shotgun sequence, a genomic segment contains:
- the LOC121521915 gene encoding uncharacterized protein LOC121521915 codes for MKMDEIPHDNINRQTEKDLDSPLTPKRPRIDCSSPNDHSGKSWFDFPELLTLRKTASTQSSANMLQNTAGLECRDTAYGKPDNQLENTQLGLSPKLATSHSDDADTGSFNPCCIATERSVPLVKNEQPPVNETDELSLYPLDDAGGAFAEFYTLKDSIAYTSSHPDCNRLKKSLEDEPPRRCNVTAGNDKDRRQVQNSVSQIQVFSLSSSDVELRCLSDCIYEDMLHDPDFYKTWGKSAELEESNQRNGEEEFTENGLMSKEKAESSVSSIDYADSESVYSIPEEDPSRSTAEGVKNEEEILELQIHESENVSNCDGETKTRVNENGMTINSIPSDAAEWAKGSVVSCDMVLVRNITAETADDFCGAKEAHAAGQMIAKTESETADHTTETPMPARISQEPAEGDNDAGPFGVIDPAIWSESDREAEPKRCNSESTEGVELSPFIKICELEMFLCPLVQPQGEEICQPYTELQPCPSTTKEIHDNTNNKGNFQQESSLSSSQRAAPAGDETQETSDAPTELDESVCLSDSLDPQEVEYLWAEIAEIYGMNQTEDKARHETKSKGGKEPDTSVKLEEKPLQQSEKHKEDTSEIFSDFIKELEEGKTSLSGNEIAHAEGESANNPGCFYDHPYSAVNPLVGGTEEGNERLEKDKNDYKESSEMQAMQEDSQQEFIEGTIEEKEILEEDKNDDKEGSGMSVKQGESQQEFIEGTTQGKKRKEEEESCLKEKSSEMSEQQEDSQQPFMEGTEEKKDRLEDERNYGKESSEMLAKQEDSQQEFIDGTTEGKERKEEDESGDKEGSETSAHQEGSQQEEVITEASTDECINGQIEAIMSKSGDKLNPDSQHEQPNKLFCFSESQHRPETDDILAFTSPPSRDAVVPGPQELRHSQNADKTPTAIICSDRFSPVPSAFSFCDRVLGAFDTFEKIQLSLDDDGDDDSGLVSGPLLTSVLETPKRQLCHPMPEAESNECKEGPQEEDKEGKEEDVERFDNIANGLSSCDCSCDELSNFISAADVPAPGSTEQKPNCESVFKSSEDFLDELKPQSISYTVSSECDSPASDVIKKPKFEMKKQFDKVLQELNLFFDVSRSEFESYSRESSPEQCGEVTEAWGSDASNCKEPLTACEKDTSSDDADEVRSLDICGSEPVVSCTPGRGDGEQEVPVGSSAEVSLYTAEKHKEREPREMEPKRKMWSPSFMCQTFLEQLSHRPPEPTRRLEPLRTCTRPLRVGLSKRAKTKRLHRPHPYK; via the coding sequence ATGAAAATGGATGAAATCCCACATGATAATATCAATCGTCAAACTGAGAAAGATCTTGATTCTCCACTCACACCCAAACGACCAAGAATTGATTGTTCATCACCAAATGACCACAGCGGAAAAAGCTGGTTTGATTTTCCAGAGCTTTTGACACTTCGGAAAACTGCATCCACCCAGTCTTCAGCGAATATGTTGCAGAACACCGCTGGTCTAGAATGTAGAGATACAGCGTATGGGAAACCTGACAACCAACTGGAAAACACTCAGTTAGGTCTTTCCCCAAAGTTGGCAACTTCACACAGTGATGATGCAGACACAGGATCATTTAATCCCTGCTGTATTGCGACTGAAAGAAGTGTCCCTCTGGTGAAAAATGAGCAGCCTCCAGTAAATGAAACTGACGAGCTCAGCTTGTACCCACTAGACGATGCAGGTGGGGCGTTCGCAGAGTTTTACACTTTGAAAGACAGCATTGCTTACACGTCCAGTCATCCTGATTGCAACCGTCTGAAGAAATCACTTGAAGACGAGCCCCCCCGCAGGTGCAATGTTACTGCTGGAAATGACAAAGATAGGAGACAGGTGCAAAATAGTGTCAGTCAGATCCAAGTATTCAGCCTCAGTTCAAGTGATGTGGAGCTCAGATGCCTGTCTGATTGCATATATGAAGACATGCTTCATGACCCAGATTTCTATAAGACATGGGGTAAATCTGCTGAACTTGAAGAGAGTAATCAGAGGAATGGTGAGGAGGaatttacagagaacggtcttATGAGCAAGGAAAAGGCTGAAAGTTCTGTATCCTCCATTGATTATGCAGACTCTGAATCAGTCTACTCAATCCCTGAAGAGGATCCCTCCAGGAGCACGGCAGAAGGTGTAAAAAATGAGGAAGAGATATTAGAATTGCAGATCCATGAAAGTGAAAATGTTTCTAACTGTGATGGGGAAACAAAAACCAGAGTAAATGAAAATGGCATGACCATAAACTCGATCCCCTCTGATGCTGCTGAGTGGGCCAAGGGATCAGTGGTTTCTTGTGATATGGTGTTAGTCAGAAATATTACAGCTGAGACTGCTGATGACTTCTGTGGGGCAAAAGAAGCCCATGCTGCTGGCCAGATGATAGCCAAAACTGAGAGTGAAACGGCTGATCACACAACAGAGACTCCAATGCCTGCAAGGATCAGTCAAGAGCCTGCTGAAGGAGATAATGATGCGGGCCCATTCGGTGTAATTGACCCTGCAATCTGGAGTGAAAGTGACAGGGAGGCTGAGCCGAAACGCTGTAACTCAGAGAGCACTGAAGGTGTGGAATTATCTCCATTTATAAAAATCTGTGAGCTAGAAATGTTTCTCTGTCCTCTCGTCCAGCCACAAGGAGAGGAGATATGTCAGCCATACACAGAGCTACAACCATGCCCCAGCACCACTAAAGAAATACACGACAACACAAACAATAAAGGCAACTTTCAGCAGGAGTCCAGTCTTAGCAGCAGCCAGAGGGCTGCTCCTGCTGGGGACGAAACACAAGAGACCTCTGACGCTCCAACAGAGCTGGAtgagtctgtttgtttgtctgacAGTTTGGACCCACAGGAGGTTGAATATTTATGGGCTGAAATTGCAGAGATATACGGTATGAACCAGACAGAAGACAAGGCAagacatgaaacaaaaagtaagggaGGAAAAGAACCAGACACTTCAGTGAAGTTAGAGGAAAAACCTTTGCAGCAaagtgaaaaacacaaagaagacacATCTGAAATATTTAGTGACTTCATTAAGGAGTTAGAAGAGGGCAAAACAAGTCTCTCTGGCAATGAGATAGCACATGCTGAAGGGGAATCTGCAAATAACCCTGGATGTTTTTATGATCACCCATATAGTGCTGTAAATCCTTTAGTTGGAGGGACAGAGGAAGGAAATGAAAGACTAGAAAAAGACAAGAATGACTATAAAGAAAGCTCAGAGATGCAAGCGATGCAAGAAGACAGTCAACAGGAATTCATTGAAGGAACAATAGAGGAAAAGGAAATACTAGAAgaggataaaaatgatgataaagagGGCTCAGGGATGTCTGTGAAACAAGGGGAAAGTCAACAGGAATTCATCGAAGGAACAAcacaaggaaagaaaaggaaggaagaggaagaaagttgCCTCAAAGAAAAAAGCTCAGAGATGTCAGAGCAACAAGAGGACAGTCAACAGCCATTCATGGAAgggacagaggagaaaaaggacAGGCTAGAAGATGAAAGAAATTACGGTAAAGAAAGCTCAGAGATGTTGGCGAAACAAGAGGACAGTCAACAGGAATTCATTGATGGGACAACAGAgggaaaggaaagaaaggaagaggACGAAAGTGGAGATAAAGAGGGCTCAGAGACGTCAGCGCATCAAGAGGGCAGTCAGCAAGAAGAAGTCATAACTGAGGCGTCAACTGATGAATGTATCAATGGGCAGATTGAAGCTATCATGAGCAAAAGTGGAGACAAATTAAACCCCGATAGTCAGCATGAACAACCCAACAAGCTCTTTTGTTTCTCGGAGTCCCAGCACAGACCAGAGACGGATGACATTTTGGCTTTCACCTCTCCTCCCTCAAGAGATGCAGTTGTTCCAGGTCCACAAGAATTGAGACATTCACAAAATGCTGACAAAACCCCCACAGCCATCATATGCAGTGACAGATTTTCCCCAGTGCCATCTGCCTTCTCTTTCTGTGACCGGGTGCTGGGggcttttgacacttttgaaaaGATCCAGCTCTCACTAGACGATGATGGCGATGATGATTCTGGTTTGGTGAGCGGCCCTCTGCTAACGAGCGTGCTGGAGACGCCCAAGAGACAGCTTTGCCACCCCATGCCAGAGGCAGAAAGCAATGAGTGCAAGGAGGGGCCACAAGAGGAAGATAAGGAGGGCAAAGAGGAGGATGTGGAAAGATTTGACAACATAGCAAATGGATTATCAAGCTGTGATTGCAGTTGTGATGAACTTTCAAACTTTATCTCAGCTGCAGATGTTCCCGCCCCCGGCTCAACGGAGCAAAAGCCCAATTGTGAATCAGTCTTTAAATCCTCTGAGGACTTTCTGGATGAGTTGAAACCACAGTCGATATCCTACACTGTTTCCTCTGAATGTGACAGCCCAGCCTCTGATGTGATCAAAAAACCCAAGTTTGAGATGAAGAAACAGTTTGACAAAGTCCTGCAAGAGCTGAACTTGTTTTTTGATGTCAGTAGAAGTGAGTTTGAAAGCTACAGTAGAGAATCCTCTCCGGAGCAGTGTGGTGAAGTGACTGAGGCCTGGGGGAGCGATGCTTCAAACTGCAAAGAACCTCTGACTGCATGTGAAAAAGACACATCATCAG